Part of the Hevea brasiliensis isolate MT/VB/25A 57/8 chromosome 16, ASM3005281v1, whole genome shotgun sequence genome is shown below.
AAGAAAAAATCTCCCGAAGTAGTAGGCAAGAAGcaaggtgtatatatatatatatatatatatattatgattagCTTGAACTTCTCAATAAAATTTTCTTAACTCCGCCCTGCAATCACCTCTATGCCGCCACTTTTCTCTTTCATTTATCAACGAAATACAAAACCTAATTAAAGCAAATTAATACAGCATCGTTTACGCTTATCTTGATTTTAGACACTAATTTATGtgcgtataataataataataataataataataataataataataataataataataataataataataaaaataaatctctctctctctctctctatcctgCTTATGTAATCTCAACACACTTTCTTTTTCTCCTTAAtttgttcatttatttttcaCTCGTTTCTTGTCTTCCTTTTCTAACTCTGATTTTTTGTTGATGTTTGTGtttcaaattttgggttttgaaAAATCTGATTTAGGTAAATTTGAAACTAAAATCATATCTTGTAGAGGAAGCTTTTAATTTCGTAATTCAATTTCAGATGGAGAAGTAATATTAATCTAAAAaataagattaattaattatagaCCTAGACTttgtaattcaattttaattattaagcGTATGAAGTTGTTTTCCAAGTAAAACACAGCTTCCACATTTCCAAGCCATTTAGtcaccaaaaatattaatttaaaaatgttaaaaaaaaaaaatcaatccatCTTTGATTTTATTATTCGAATGTGATATGTCAAAAAATATCTTTTACAACAATAACAAGAAaagaacatttaaaaaaaaaaagaaattgacaTTAAATTTAATCTACGAAGTATGGctataattaaatcaattttaataatttaattattatattgattttatataaattttataataaatatctTTTAAGTGAATTAAGAatgaaaattcaaatttaaatttattagataaataatatttttttattttaaattatgtttataataaactataatatattaaaaattttggaaaaaaaagGGGTATATGAAAATAACTGTTAGCTAGGTTTGAAATTAGGGAATAGGCTGTACATAGTCAAAGGGCGTGGTTACTCTCTTAGACTTGTGTGCCCCTGCGTGGGATCCACACTCCCTATTTTCAAAAACCCCATCTCACGTGTCTTTTACTTTCCAACCTTGTTATTATGATAATGATTTCCTTTTAAGGaaagtgatttttttttataagtaaattaaaaataaaaagaaaattgaaaccacacaaaatttaatttcttttttaaatttattgaacGAATTAAGgagtttgatttttcttttcttatataaaCGCTCTTTCCTTGTCAAACGCTATTGTATATTTTTCTCATATTgataaatcaaaaattaatttttataccaAACACACTTCCTCAATAGAAGTATTAATATCTTATGAGTTACATAACAAAATGcgactctttttttttattattattatagaagtaaataattttaaatcttaaataaatagataaaagacTTAAAGGTTGATATCACTCCATTTTTCACACTTTAAAAGATAAAGAAAAATCGATTAGACTATTATGATTgacatattataaatattattgaaatttatatttttattattaaaataaaaaatggatAGACTATCCCACTCTTATAGACATCCACTGTATACATATATCttgaaaaaaatttaaacatAAACTAATTAACAAAACTTAGTTTTgccataaatttaaattataaaattatatatttaataaataaatcttattatatatttatattttaaatttactcatataattttttttttcagtaaactcaatttattttaaatttaaaataaattaagtttactgaaaaaaaaaatcatatgagAAACTAGAAATATGTATGAAAAAAATGACGTGTTAACGCACGAACTACttgtcaaataataataataacaacaaaatTAGCCAAGTCAAGAGGGGAGGACTTTTTCCAGGATGGTATTTATACTAATCAAAGTCTTGTCTTGACCAGAACGTTCATATTCCACcacattataataataataataataataataataataataataatataagaaGCTTCTACTTTGACAGTGCAGCAGCTTAAACATGGTCCGATTCTGATACTCCACagagagaaagagggagagaagagatGGGTAGTACTTGTTTAGATAGAAATAATAAGGATGAGGAAGATGAGATGGATTCACTTCCAGGGTTCAGGTTTCATCCTACAGATGAAGAGCTTGTCGGGTTCTATTTGCGGCGGAAGGTGGAAAACAAACCCATCGCTCTTCAGCTTATCAAACAGATTGATATCTACAAATACGATCCCTGGGAGCTTCCAAGTAAGATCTCTTTTATCTTATGTAATTATCTCTATCTTTCATAAGATTACGGGGTATTTAAATTCCTAATTTCATAGCCATGCAGTATCATTTAACTAGCTTGCTAGATCAGTATATCGATCGTTTGATattccatgtatatatatatatatattcttgtgGTGGATCAGAAGCTAGTATTGTAGTGGGAGACAATAATAAAGAGTGGTACTTCTTCTGCATTAGAGGAAGAAAGTACAGGAACAGCGTAAGACCAAATAGAGTTACAGGATCTGGATTCTGGAAAGCCACTGGAATTGACAAGCCAATTTACTCCTCAATAAAAGAATCACAAGAATGCATTGGCCTCAAGAAATCTCTTGTATATTATCGTGGAAGTGCTGGAAAGGGAACTAAAACTGATTGGATGATGCATGAGTTTCGCCTtcctcccaacacaaaaactgcGGCTACTGTTGCTCAACAAGCTGTGAGATGATCACCCCGCTTTAATTTCttctcatttttaatttcattggTAAAAGATAACCAATTTTCATGTTGATTCATGCAGGAAGTTTGGACACTTTGTCGCATATTCAAGCGAATACCATCGTGCAAAAGGTACACACCTGTAGATTGGAAGCAGACAAAGAAGAAGCCAAACTCATCTGATATTTCAACTTCAAAAACATTCAGTGGCTTTGAATCTGAAAACAGCAGTGATCAGAAGCAAGTGATGAGTTTTGGAGAGTGTTTACCCTTGGTTCAACCAGATCAAAGAACAAACTTGTTCTTAGGTCAG
Proteins encoded:
- the LOC110663466 gene encoding transcription factor JUNGBRUNNEN 1 gives rise to the protein MGSTCLDRNNKDEEDEMDSLPGFRFHPTDEELVGFYLRRKVENKPIALQLIKQIDIYKYDPWELPKASIVVGDNNKEWYFFCIRGRKYRNSVRPNRVTGSGFWKATGIDKPIYSSIKESQECIGLKKSLVYYRGSAGKGTKTDWMMHEFRLPPNTKTAATVAQQAEVWTLCRIFKRIPSCKRYTPVDWKQTKKKPNSSDISTSKTFSGFESENSSDQKQVMSFGECLPLVQPDQRTNLFLGQLNSITHQASFLAAHPNSWNPNADDFFANGNWDELRTVVEQAVDPKPYDS